One Pomacea canaliculata isolate SZHN2017 linkage group LG9, ASM307304v1, whole genome shotgun sequence DNA segment encodes these proteins:
- the LOC112572518 gene encoding adiponectin receptor protein-like isoform X2, whose amino-acid sequence MYALETRKKRFFKISTFLLCRHVLRVWAAGWNVVHHHTLPDWLKDNDFLLRGHRTPTNSFVACFKSIFRIHTETGNIWTHLLGMIAFLGIAVYFVTRPTIEVQWQEKAVFSAFFIGAILCLGFSWIFHTVYCHSERVGRFFNKLDYCGIALLTIGSFVPWLYYSFYCRLEPKITYLVLIFVLGSLCIVVSMWDKFAQPQYRPLRAGVFVALGLSGVIPALHYVITDGFWHAIHKAALGWLVLMAILYILGAVIYAVRIPERIFPGKFDIWFQSHQIFHVFVLAAAFVHYHGISEIANYRLTLGDCLESRSEVM is encoded by the exons GTATGGGCTGCTGGTTGGAATGTAGTGCACCATCATACACTTCCTGACTGGTTGAAGGATAATGATTTTTTGCTGCGTGGACATCGCACACCTACAAACTCTTTCGTAGCCTGCTTCAAGTCCATCTTTCGCATTCATACAGAAACTGGCAACATATGGACACATCTTCTAG GCATGATAGCATTTTTAGGAATTGCAGTTTACTTTGTCACCAGACCAACTATTGAAGTTCAGTGGCAAGAAAAAGCTGTGTTTTCTGCCTTCTTCATTGGGgccattctttgtttaggatTTTCCTGGATTTTTCACACAGTGTACTGTCATTCAGAACGAGTGGGCCGATTCTTCAACAA GCTGGATTATTGTGGCATAGCCCTGCTAACAATCGGCTCTTTTGTACCCTGGCTATACTACAGTTTTTATTGCCGTCTGGAGCCTAAAATCACCTACTTGGTCCTCATCTTTGTTCTGGGTTCACTGTGTATTGTGGTCTCTATGTGGGACAAGTTTGCCCAGCCTCAGTATCGTCCCCTCAGAGCAG gtgtgtttgTGGCCCTGGGATTAAGCGGTGTGATCCCTGCATTGCACTATGTCATCACTGATGGGTTTTGGCATGCTATTCACAAGGCTGCTCTAGGCTGGTTGGTTCTTATGGCCATTCTCTACATTCTTGGTGCTGTCATCTACGCTGTTCGTATTCCAGAACGCATATTTCCTGGAAAATTCGACATCTGG TTTCAGAGTCATCAGATCTTTCACGTTTTTGTCCTGGCAGCAGCCTTCGTCCACTACCATGGCATTTCAGAAATAGCCAACTATCGCCTGACACTGGGAGACTGTCTGGAATCTAGATCGGAAGTGATGTAA
- the LOC112572518 gene encoding adiponectin receptor protein-like isoform X1, whose translation MYALETRKKGRQRFFKISTFLLCRHVLRVWAAGWNVVHHHTLPDWLKDNDFLLRGHRTPTNSFVACFKSIFRIHTETGNIWTHLLGMIAFLGIAVYFVTRPTIEVQWQEKAVFSAFFIGAILCLGFSWIFHTVYCHSERVGRFFNKLDYCGIALLTIGSFVPWLYYSFYCRLEPKITYLVLIFVLGSLCIVVSMWDKFAQPQYRPLRAGVFVALGLSGVIPALHYVITDGFWHAIHKAALGWLVLMAILYILGAVIYAVRIPERIFPGKFDIWFQSHQIFHVFVLAAAFVHYHGISEIANYRLTLGDCLESRSEVM comes from the exons GTATGGGCTGCTGGTTGGAATGTAGTGCACCATCATACACTTCCTGACTGGTTGAAGGATAATGATTTTTTGCTGCGTGGACATCGCACACCTACAAACTCTTTCGTAGCCTGCTTCAAGTCCATCTTTCGCATTCATACAGAAACTGGCAACATATGGACACATCTTCTAG GCATGATAGCATTTTTAGGAATTGCAGTTTACTTTGTCACCAGACCAACTATTGAAGTTCAGTGGCAAGAAAAAGCTGTGTTTTCTGCCTTCTTCATTGGGgccattctttgtttaggatTTTCCTGGATTTTTCACACAGTGTACTGTCATTCAGAACGAGTGGGCCGATTCTTCAACAA GCTGGATTATTGTGGCATAGCCCTGCTAACAATCGGCTCTTTTGTACCCTGGCTATACTACAGTTTTTATTGCCGTCTGGAGCCTAAAATCACCTACTTGGTCCTCATCTTTGTTCTGGGTTCACTGTGTATTGTGGTCTCTATGTGGGACAAGTTTGCCCAGCCTCAGTATCGTCCCCTCAGAGCAG gtgtgtttgTGGCCCTGGGATTAAGCGGTGTGATCCCTGCATTGCACTATGTCATCACTGATGGGTTTTGGCATGCTATTCACAAGGCTGCTCTAGGCTGGTTGGTTCTTATGGCCATTCTCTACATTCTTGGTGCTGTCATCTACGCTGTTCGTATTCCAGAACGCATATTTCCTGGAAAATTCGACATCTGG TTTCAGAGTCATCAGATCTTTCACGTTTTTGTCCTGGCAGCAGCCTTCGTCCACTACCATGGCATTTCAGAAATAGCCAACTATCGCCTGACACTGGGAGACTGTCTGGAATCTAGATCGGAAGTGATGTAA
- the LOC112572514 gene encoding 5' exonuclease Apollo-like: MNGHVIPGTCIAVDFWQIKKHPGIKYFFLTHLHGDHIVGLTSSWRHPIYCSPLTAQLLSERYDIDPSLIRVLEIDSSHLIYPGLEHHGVFWPNTSLSPKLHHNEDRKKVTSDCGDAKEKMKTFESFSVTVINANHCPGAVMFLFEGYFGKVLYTGDFRYKPDMVNEGSLLADHLEKIDVLYLDNTYCSPECMFPGRHEALEEIICIAQKHKDCDILIGLRGLGKEELVAAVAVALKERVCVPPNMMSVMTTLKFPDVFVTARPEQRIRVVPFHSISAKSMRAYNQVKRTIAILPSAIFSGINGIPFSNQRDVYIVPYSDHSSFPELVQFVSKVKPASIVPIVGKTSRGPFGVSVANRADMSCFKKFLSKHLQKFQRHEYPTIDSYVVQMRLNFEKFQSSFPTHNNSSRKRKLKNKHSSLKKRKIMMGVHYASDDEATTNTETKEFAKTHKHEHSFSNWAGKTVISLEDCEIIDNIGTSDKNTPKNINENKTNASSSQRQEHLSPYFKKVTGFECTNPKNKTSGTTSMISVITTKSMLFVNKCNASNNSKSDSGARAALPSLSSDKTVSINLQPAPVNTELDVLSCELSNGFSVQDQVNVDGNIYSSDTSKIMQCCKMQRTQCQLIQASISAGELLKLKPRVASLTDAELKKFMNVDSMLVTDPIIRRKLKKTKIH, from the coding sequence ATGAATGGTCACGTAATTCCTGGGACATGTATTGCCGTTGACTTTTGGCAGATTAAAAAACACCCTGGcatcaagtatttttttctgacccATCTTCATGGCGATCACATTGTTGGCTTAACCTCTAGCTGGAGGCATCCAATCTACTGTTCCCCACTCACAGCACAGCTGCTGTCTGAAAGATATGATATTGATCCTTCATTGATACGAGTACTTGAAATTGATTCATCACACCTCATCTACCCTGGCTTGGAGCATCATGGAGTATTTTGGCCAAATACTTCTTTATCTCCTAAATTGCATCATAATGAAGATAGGAAAAAAGTCACTTCTGACTGTGGTGatgcaaaggaaaaaatgaaaactttcgAAAGCTTTTCTGTAACTGTAATTAATGCGAATCATTGTCCAGGAGCTGTCATGTTCCTTTTTGAAGGATATTTTGGAAAAGTTCTCTACACTGGTGACTTTCGATACAAGCCAGACATGGTTAACGAAGGATCCTTGCTTGCTGACCATTTGGAGAAAATTGATGTTCTTTATTTGGATAATACATACTGCAGCCCTGAGTGCATGTTCCCAGGTAGGCATGAAGCTCTTGAAGAAATAATCTGCATTGCCCAGAAGCACAAGGACTGTGATATTTTAATTGGCCTGCGAGGACTAGGGAAGGAAGAACTGGTGGCGGCAGTGGCTGTGGCACTTAAAGAGCGGGTATGTGTTCCTCCAAACATGATGTCTGTGATGACTACTTTAAAGTTTCCTGATGTCTTTGTTACTGCCAGGCCAGAGCAGCGCATCCGAGTGGTGCCATTTCATTCCATATCAGCAAAATCAATGAGAGCTTACAATCAAGTAAAAAGAACAATTGCCATATTGCCTTCTGCCATATTTTCAGGGATAAATGGGATACCCTTCTCAAACCAACGTGATGTGTACATAGTGCCTTACTCTGATCACAGCTCATTTCCAGAACTTGTGCAATTTGTATCAAAGGTAAAACCAGCATCTATAGTGCCTATAGTTGGCAAGACATCTAGAGGACCTTTCGGGGTGTCAGTTGCAAACAGAGCAGATATGTCCTGCTTTAAGAAGTTTCTCAGCAAACATTTGCAGAAGTTTCAAAGACATGAATATCCTACTATTGACAGTTATGTTGTACAGATGAGgctaaattttgaaaaatttcaaaGCTCATTCCCCACTCACAATAACAgttcaaggaaaagaaaattgaaaaataagcATTCTTCCTTAAAGAAACGCAAGATCATGATGGGTGTTCATTATGCATCAGATGATGAAGCAACAACCAATACAGAGACAAAAGAATTTGctaaaacacataaacatgaaCACAGCTTTAGCAACTGGGCTGGAAAGACAGTCATCAGCTTAGAAGATTGTGAAATCATCGATAATATAGGAACATCAGACAAGAACAccccaaaaaatataaatgaaaacaaaactaatgcATCAAGCAGCCAGAGACAAGAACATCTATcaccttattttaaaaaagtgacagGTTTTGAGTGTACAAAccccaaaaataaaacctcTGGTACTACGAGTATGATTTCAGTCATCACCACAAAATCCATgctatttgtaaacaaatgtaatgCATCAAACAACAGTAAATCTGACAGTGGTGCAAGGGCTGCTTTACCTTCTTTATCATCAGACAAAACGGTATCGATCAATCTGCAGCCGGCACCTGTGAATACTGAACTAGATGTTTTATCTTGTGAACTTTCTAATGGGTTTTCTGTACAGGACCAAGTGAATGTTGATGGTAATATCTATAGTTCAGACACTTCTAAAATCATGCAGTGTTGCAAAATGCAAAGAACCCAGTGCCAACTTATTCAAGCAAGCATTAGCGCAGGAGAACTCTTGAAGCTAAAGCCAAGAGTTGCCAGCCTTACTGATGCAGAattgaaaaaatttatgaatgTTGACAGCATGCTTGTTACTGATCCAATTATCaggagaaaactgaaaaaaaccaaGATTCATTGA